One Sphingopyxis macrogoltabida genomic region harbors:
- a CDS encoding TonB-dependent receptor plug domain-containing protein, with translation MRLHHASFALGILLAAPALAFPAAAQDTTSEGRTAYTPEYFARVQPTTAFDMLAILPGFRLVEGNTDVRGYSGAAGNILIDGQRPVGKAETLEDMLKRIPAARVARIELVRPGTPGIDMQGFALLANVVLRSDSRLAGRVEAENALYRHGYSAPRGSVQLDLDRGGHVLNFFGALYRTIDDEHGFGTRDRFAADGTPLRLAGYAQPEGETVIKTSAGYRTPLFGGTLRLNGLFKDVRMFADIGYDIRFPEPETITGSERNHTRTWEAGLRYERALGAADDIELVANHRAERETGIDREISGTSSDLADERATSSESILRAAWRHHRGALALEIGGEGAINILDSRNLLFEDDVAVPLPNAQVRVEEHRGEFFANSSWTLGPHLTAEAGIRYEISRLAQKGDSDLAKSLAFIKPRAQLNWAPGAHDEIRLLVEREVGQLDFDDFVGAASLNAGTISAGNRDLEPETLWRAEAAYEHRFGAGSVVLTARREWISDLVDQLPIFADGAIYDGVGNIGSARRDELEASLKLPLDAAGLKDVLVTADATARRSRATDPSTGERRRISKDVPIEAKISLTHDLPAWHLRWGGRFVVAEEERSFKIEEIETERLGERLDLFVEYKPDARWTIRLFGRNLTDSAAERTRDIYTGIRGDSAFRYREVRTLRSGRYAGINIQRSFGG, from the coding sequence GTGCGCCTTCATCATGCCTCCTTTGCCCTGGGCATCCTGCTCGCGGCGCCCGCCCTGGCGTTTCCCGCGGCCGCGCAGGATACGACGAGCGAAGGCCGCACGGCCTATACGCCCGAATATTTCGCGCGCGTTCAACCGACGACGGCTTTCGACATGCTGGCGATTCTGCCGGGCTTCCGGCTCGTCGAAGGCAATACCGACGTTCGCGGTTATTCGGGCGCAGCGGGCAATATCCTGATCGACGGCCAGCGTCCGGTGGGCAAGGCGGAAACGCTCGAAGATATGCTGAAGCGCATTCCGGCGGCGCGTGTCGCGCGCATCGAACTCGTTCGCCCCGGGACGCCCGGTATCGACATGCAGGGCTTCGCATTGCTCGCCAATGTCGTCCTGCGTTCGGACAGCCGCCTTGCGGGCCGGGTCGAGGCCGAAAATGCGTTATACCGCCATGGGTACAGCGCGCCGCGCGGGTCGGTGCAGCTCGATCTCGACCGTGGCGGCCATGTCCTCAATTTCTTCGGCGCACTTTACCGGACGATCGACGACGAACATGGCTTCGGCACCCGCGACCGCTTCGCGGCGGATGGCACGCCGCTGCGCCTGGCCGGCTATGCGCAGCCCGAAGGCGAGACGGTGATCAAAACGAGCGCCGGCTATCGCACGCCGCTGTTCGGCGGCACGCTGCGCCTCAACGGCCTGTTCAAGGATGTGCGGATGTTCGCCGATATCGGCTATGACATTCGCTTTCCCGAACCCGAAACGATCACCGGCAGCGAGCGCAACCACACGCGCACGTGGGAAGCCGGGCTGCGTTACGAACGCGCGTTGGGCGCGGCCGACGATATCGAACTGGTCGCCAACCATCGCGCCGAACGCGAAACCGGGATCGATCGCGAAATCTCGGGTACGTCGAGCGACCTGGCGGACGAGCGCGCGACAAGCAGCGAATCGATCCTGCGCGCGGCGTGGCGGCATCATCGCGGCGCGCTGGCGCTCGAAATCGGCGGCGAAGGGGCGATCAATATTCTCGACAGCCGCAACCTGCTGTTCGAGGATGACGTCGCGGTGCCGCTCCCCAATGCGCAGGTGCGCGTCGAGGAGCATCGCGGCGAATTCTTCGCCAATTCGAGCTGGACGCTCGGCCCGCACCTGACCGCGGAGGCCGGCATCCGCTACGAAATCTCGCGCCTCGCGCAGAAAGGCGACAGCGATCTTGCCAAATCGCTGGCGTTCATCAAACCGCGCGCGCAGCTGAACTGGGCGCCGGGCGCCCATGACGAAATCCGGCTCCTCGTCGAACGCGAGGTCGGGCAGCTCGACTTCGACGATTTCGTCGGTGCGGCGTCGCTCAACGCGGGGACGATCAGCGCCGGCAACCGCGACCTCGAGCCCGAGACGCTGTGGCGTGCCGAGGCCGCCTATGAACATCGCTTCGGCGCCGGCTCGGTCGTGCTGACGGCGCGCCGCGAATGGATATCGGATCTGGTCGACCAGCTTCCGATCTTCGCTGATGGGGCCATCTATGACGGGGTCGGCAATATCGGCAGCGCGCGCCGCGACGAGCTGGAAGCATCGCTCAAACTGCCGCTCGACGCGGCGGGGCTGAAGGATGTCCTCGTCACCGCCGATGCGACGGCGCGGCGGAGCCGCGCGACCGATCCGTCGACCGGCGAACGGCGGCGTATCTCGAAAGATGTTCCGATCGAGGCGAAGATCAGCCTCACGCACGACCTCCCCGCCTGGCACTTGCGGTGGGGCGGCCGTTTTGTCGTCGCCGAAGAGGAGCGCAGCTTCAAGATCGAGGAGATCGAGACCGAGCGGCTCGGCGAGCGGCTCGATCTGTTCGTCGAATATAAGCCCGACGCGCGCTGGACGATCCGCCTTTTCGGCCGCAACCTGACCGACAGCGCCGCGGAGCGGACGCGCGATATCTATACCGGCATTCGCGGCGACAGCGCCTTTCGCTATCGCGAAGTCCGCACGCTGCGCAGCGGCCGCTATGCGGGGATCAATATCCAGCGCAGCTTCGGCGGCTGA
- a CDS encoding carbohydrate porin, with protein sequence MLALALALSSAPAADAIAPHAAGHAPHGHTHAGGEIDEDQGPVLLQLTYTGEVMGNVSGGVRKGARYLDNLDIVFEADLEKLAGWTGAQLHLYGLYNNGRSISAFAGDTQAISNIETGVSAFRLYEAWIDQKIGERISVKAGLYDLNSEFDSLDAAGLFVSSPHGIGTDFAQSGRNGPSIFPSTSLAARFQVEPAEGWAVRAAVLDGVPGDPDHPRQTAIKLGNGDGALLVGEVQAPLKGGKLLLGHWQYTAAFEPNDGGAAATGNSGTYLRGEMPIVVQGERRADLFARVGTAKGRFNMFDAFASGGIKFAGWIPGREEDEFGLAVAAAFTSDSYRAAAGASASEIAIEATYRAPLTSWLTLQPSLHYIRRPSADPTIPDALVIGLRAETSFSPIGF encoded by the coding sequence ATGCTGGCGCTCGCACTTGCGCTTTCCAGCGCGCCGGCAGCCGATGCCATTGCCCCTCATGCCGCCGGCCACGCACCGCACGGCCATACCCATGCCGGTGGCGAGATCGACGAGGATCAAGGCCCGGTCCTGCTGCAACTGACCTACACCGGCGAAGTGATGGGCAATGTGTCGGGCGGCGTGCGCAAGGGCGCGCGCTATCTGGACAATCTCGACATCGTGTTCGAGGCCGATCTGGAAAAGCTCGCCGGCTGGACGGGCGCCCAGCTCCATCTCTACGGCCTCTACAACAACGGCCGGTCGATCAGCGCTTTCGCCGGCGACACGCAGGCGATCAGCAATATCGAGACCGGGGTTTCGGCGTTCCGCCTCTACGAGGCATGGATCGACCAGAAGATCGGCGAGCGCATCTCGGTGAAGGCGGGCCTCTACGACCTCAATTCGGAGTTCGACTCGCTCGATGCCGCCGGGCTGTTCGTCAGCAGCCCGCACGGGATCGGCACCGACTTCGCGCAAAGCGGCCGCAATGGCCCGTCGATCTTTCCGAGCACCTCGCTCGCCGCCCGCTTCCAGGTAGAGCCGGCCGAAGGCTGGGCGGTGCGCGCGGCGGTGCTCGACGGCGTACCCGGCGATCCCGACCATCCACGGCAGACCGCGATCAAACTCGGGAATGGCGACGGCGCGTTGCTGGTCGGCGAGGTGCAAGCGCCGCTGAAGGGCGGCAAGCTGCTGCTCGGGCACTGGCAATATACTGCGGCGTTCGAGCCGAACGACGGCGGCGCCGCGGCGACAGGCAATAGCGGCACCTATTTGCGCGGCGAGATGCCGATCGTCGTGCAAGGCGAACGCCGCGCCGATCTGTTCGCACGGGTCGGCACGGCAAAGGGCCGGTTCAACATGTTCGACGCCTTTGCCAGCGGCGGGATCAAGTTCGCCGGCTGGATCCCCGGCCGCGAGGAAGATGAATTCGGCCTCGCCGTCGCCGCAGCCTTCACATCGGACAGCTATCGCGCGGCGGCCGGTGCCAGCGCCTCGGAAATCGCGATCGAGGCGACCTATCGCGCGCCGCTGACATCGTGGCTGACGCTCCAGCCGAGCCTCCACTATATCCGGCGTCCGTCGGCCGACCCGACGATCCCCGATGCCTTGGTCATCGGCCTCCGCGCCGAGACAAGCTTCAGCCCGATCGGGTTCTGA
- a CDS encoding putative porin — protein MKIRALLLAATALSIAPAAQAQEDRIGALERKLAEQQQRIEQLESLVARQSQMLEQVGTTAPAPPVAPPPVAASTPAATAAPAARDEFGIAGLDVSGDMRVRQEWNYGTARDRSRSAVRARLRATYKIDDHFAVGTQIATGDPDDPNSTDVTLGNFVDDFAVALDQAWVRYTNGGLTAYAGKFPQIFQRTDMLWDGDVSPQGVGASYGAGLGGARVDARGIWFVIDEAAVARDSDMLGGQLALSAPLGATLKAGLTGSYYHYRLGSVAGADAGDFRGNLISGGRYLSDFHLIEGIGTLGWSGLSERWPLAFTADYVKNLGAAVAGDTAFNLELAAGRTAKPGDWRIAYNYSEVQVDSVLAAFSHDNIDLSTNYKLHGVGIGYVPAPHLQLDLLWYHYRPLDPAYAGALPPREWLDRIRLAFMVSF, from the coding sequence ATGAAAATCCGCGCTCTCCTCCTCGCCGCGACGGCGCTGTCGATCGCGCCTGCGGCCCAGGCGCAGGAGGACCGGATCGGCGCGCTCGAACGCAAGCTCGCCGAGCAGCAGCAGCGGATCGAGCAGCTTGAAAGCCTCGTCGCGCGGCAGTCGCAGATGCTCGAGCAGGTCGGCACGACCGCCCCAGCACCGCCGGTCGCGCCGCCACCCGTCGCGGCGAGCACGCCGGCCGCAACCGCCGCACCGGCGGCGCGCGACGAGTTCGGCATCGCGGGCCTCGACGTCAGCGGCGACATGCGCGTGCGGCAGGAGTGGAATTACGGTACTGCGCGCGACCGGTCGCGCAGCGCCGTCCGCGCCCGCCTCCGTGCCACGTACAAGATCGACGACCATTTCGCGGTCGGCACGCAGATCGCGACGGGCGATCCCGACGACCCCAATTCGACCGACGTGACGCTGGGCAATTTCGTCGACGACTTTGCGGTCGCGCTCGATCAGGCGTGGGTGCGCTACACCAATGGCGGCCTCACCGCCTATGCCGGGAAATTCCCGCAGATATTCCAGCGCACCGACATGCTGTGGGATGGCGACGTCTCGCCGCAGGGCGTCGGGGCCAGCTATGGCGCCGGCCTCGGCGGCGCGCGTGTCGACGCCCGTGGCATCTGGTTCGTCATCGATGAAGCCGCAGTGGCACGCGACAGCGACATGCTCGGCGGTCAGCTCGCGCTCTCGGCGCCGCTCGGCGCGACGCTGAAGGCCGGGCTGACCGGCAGCTATTATCACTACCGCCTCGGCTCGGTGGCGGGCGCCGATGCCGGGGATTTCCGCGGCAACCTCATTTCGGGGGGCCGCTACCTCTCCGACTTTCACCTGATCGAGGGCATCGGCACGCTCGGCTGGTCCGGCCTGTCCGAACGCTGGCCGCTGGCGTTCACTGCCGATTATGTGAAGAATCTGGGGGCAGCCGTCGCCGGCGATACCGCATTCAACCTCGAACTGGCTGCGGGACGGACTGCCAAACCCGGCGACTGGCGCATCGCCTATAATTATTCGGAAGTTCAGGTGGACTCGGTGCTCGCCGCGTTCAGCCACGACAATATCGACCTGTCGACCAACTACAAGCTGCACGGGGTCGGCATCGGCTATGTCCCGGCGCCGCATCTGCAGCTCGATCTGCTCTGGTATCATTACCGGCCGCTCGACCCGGCCTATGCCGGCGCACTGCCGCCGCGCGAGTGGCTCGACCGTATCCGCCTCGCCTTCATGGTCAGCTTCTGA
- a CDS encoding PepSY-associated TM helix domain-containing protein: MTETSRTTRPPLRRQILTAHRWLSLGAALFWLLQALTGILIVFHWEIGDAALSDIHRKTDLAAIERRIDAIAPAGGDRTVTTIWTTAGLPDRYTVYFDEAGGDGGKVRIAGDGTVIDMPKPDETTLIDFLVGFHHDLLGAWGSWIVSISGLLLCSNLVLGLVAAWPRRGTWRTALIPARRGPAAARLYSWHRAVGLWAVVPALVIAATGTMLKFEDGVGTALGAESVAMAANPQTGARVGFAAAAGAALGAIPGSSLTQVAWPEADDATYRIRVLAPGEIRRAYGGSIVLVDANDGAVRGVFPIAEAEPARAFMSALFPIHTGEAGGLIGRLLSVGIGLWLVTMIVAGLLLWFKRRKPATRKN; this comes from the coding sequence ATGACCGAAACATCCCGCACGACGCGACCGCCGCTTCGCCGGCAGATATTGACGGCGCACCGATGGCTCAGTCTTGGCGCCGCCCTCTTCTGGCTGCTCCAGGCGCTCACCGGCATCCTGATCGTCTTTCACTGGGAGATCGGCGACGCGGCGCTGAGCGATATCCACCGCAAGACCGATCTCGCCGCGATCGAGCGCCGCATCGATGCGATCGCACCTGCCGGCGGCGACAGGACGGTGACGACGATCTGGACAACCGCCGGATTGCCCGACCGCTACACCGTCTATTTCGACGAAGCGGGCGGCGATGGCGGCAAGGTCCGCATTGCCGGCGACGGGACGGTGATCGACATGCCGAAGCCGGACGAAACGACGCTGATCGACTTCCTCGTCGGTTTCCATCACGACCTGCTCGGCGCATGGGGGAGCTGGATCGTGTCGATCAGCGGCCTGCTGCTTTGCTCCAACCTCGTCCTCGGCCTCGTCGCCGCATGGCCGCGGCGCGGGACGTGGCGCACCGCGCTCATCCCGGCGCGGCGCGGTCCGGCGGCGGCGCGGCTCTATTCCTGGCACCGCGCGGTCGGCCTGTGGGCGGTGGTTCCGGCGCTCGTCATCGCCGCGACCGGCACGATGCTGAAATTCGAAGACGGTGTCGGCACCGCGCTCGGCGCCGAAAGCGTCGCCATGGCCGCCAATCCGCAGACCGGCGCCCGGGTCGGCTTCGCGGCGGCGGCCGGCGCGGCGCTCGGGGCGATCCCCGGCAGCAGCCTGACCCAGGTCGCCTGGCCCGAAGCCGACGACGCCACCTATCGCATACGCGTTCTCGCGCCCGGCGAAATCCGCCGCGCCTATGGCGGCAGCATCGTCCTCGTCGATGCCAATGACGGCGCCGTCCGGGGGGTATTTCCAATCGCCGAAGCCGAACCCGCCCGCGCTTTCATGAGCGCATTGTTCCCCATCCATACCGGCGAAGCGGGCGGCCTGATCGGACGGCTGCTGTCGGTCGGGATCGGCCTGTGGCTGGTGACGATGATCGTCGCCGGCCTGCTGCTTTGGTTCAAGCGCCGCAAGCCGGCGACAAGGAAGAATTGA
- a CDS encoding TonB-dependent receptor: protein MVAIRGIVRGTSLLTLGATLAVAGPAFAQDAADSESIVVTAQRNNQTKVTGGGNVGVFGTKAAEDIPFNIRSYNEALILNQQPDTLGEVLENDPTVRTTLGFGIAGEVFVIRGFELDASDVGFDGLYGITPRQLVAPELFSSVQVINGASAFLNGAAPGGSGIGGSVNLIPKMAERDMTRATLGYTSAAHFSGAVDVARRFGANGEWGLRVNGSARRGDIAINDEFHSSYVLGATLDYNNGPLRSSLNLNYQRLNQSYWRGQVGIGAVIPRVPDADTNYSQPWSQILTKDFFGTFSLEYDVSEEAMVYAKVGARDGREDQTTASITVLDAVTGAATGAGSYVPREDNNESATAGIRIKLEGGGMSHEVNAGVAVSWQVNRNAYDFDFIGYATNLYDPVVAPRPIPNQFVGGDLDNVFPIGRTRVSSAFFSDTLGLWDDRILITGGLRLQEIKTTSYSYADGSRTGGYKESAITPVVGLVIKPVEGLSIYGNRIEGLLAGSTAPPTIDDGQGGFLPVVNGGAVLPPVKSTQYEVGGKLNFGRFNAGLALFRIDKPNSFVDPVTLIYGNYGVQRNRGIELTLDGEPVDGLRIITGLTINDAKLRRTEGGINQGNDAIGVPEVLANANVEWDLPFLPELTLVGRVVYTGKQAANATNTLELDSWTRFDLGARYVALVGETPLTLRFNVDNVADKRYWASAYNVFSAFGTRLLQGGPRTFKASASIEF, encoded by the coding sequence ATGGTTGCAATTCGGGGCATCGTTCGGGGGACCAGCCTCCTGACGCTGGGCGCTACGCTGGCGGTTGCCGGGCCGGCTTTCGCGCAGGATGCGGCGGACAGCGAAAGCATCGTCGTCACCGCGCAGCGCAACAACCAGACCAAGGTGACCGGCGGCGGCAATGTCGGTGTCTTCGGCACCAAGGCCGCCGAAGATATCCCCTTCAACATCCGCAGTTACAACGAGGCGCTGATCCTCAACCAGCAGCCCGACACGTTGGGCGAAGTGCTGGAAAACGACCCGACGGTCCGCACCACGCTGGGCTTCGGCATCGCCGGCGAAGTCTTCGTCATCCGCGGTTTCGAACTGGATGCAAGCGACGTCGGCTTCGACGGCCTCTACGGCATCACGCCGCGCCAGCTCGTCGCGCCCGAACTTTTCTCGTCGGTCCAGGTCATCAACGGCGCGAGCGCCTTTCTGAACGGCGCCGCGCCCGGCGGCAGCGGTATCGGCGGCAGCGTCAACCTGATCCCCAAAATGGCCGAGCGCGACATGACCCGCGCAACGCTCGGCTACACATCCGCCGCGCATTTCTCGGGTGCGGTCGACGTTGCCCGCCGCTTTGGCGCCAACGGCGAATGGGGCCTCCGCGTCAACGGATCGGCGCGCCGCGGCGATATCGCGATCAACGACGAATTCCACTCGAGCTATGTCCTCGGCGCCACGCTCGATTACAACAATGGCCCGCTGCGCAGCTCGCTCAACCTCAACTACCAGCGGCTCAACCAGTCCTATTGGCGCGGCCAGGTGGGTATCGGCGCGGTCATCCCGCGCGTGCCCGATGCCGACACCAACTATTCGCAGCCGTGGAGCCAGATTCTGACCAAGGATTTCTTCGGCACCTTCAGTCTCGAATATGACGTGTCCGAAGAAGCGATGGTCTATGCCAAGGTCGGCGCCCGCGACGGGCGCGAGGATCAGACGACCGCCAGCATCACCGTGCTCGACGCAGTGACCGGTGCCGCCACCGGCGCCGGCTCCTACGTCCCGCGCGAGGACAATAATGAATCGGCCACCGCCGGCATCCGCATCAAGCTGGAAGGCGGCGGCATGAGCCACGAGGTCAACGCCGGCGTCGCGGTAAGCTGGCAGGTCAATCGCAATGCCTATGATTTCGATTTCATCGGCTATGCCACCAACCTCTACGATCCCGTCGTCGCACCGCGGCCCATCCCCAACCAGTTCGTCGGCGGCGACCTCGACAATGTGTTCCCGATCGGCCGCACCCGCGTGTCGAGCGCCTTTTTCTCGGACACGCTCGGGCTGTGGGACGACCGCATCCTGATCACCGGCGGCCTGCGCCTGCAGGAGATCAAGACGACATCCTATTCCTACGCCGACGGCTCGCGCACCGGCGGCTACAAGGAATCGGCGATAACCCCGGTCGTCGGCCTCGTCATCAAGCCCGTCGAGGGTCTGTCGATCTACGGCAACCGGATCGAGGGTCTGCTGGCAGGCTCCACCGCGCCGCCGACGATCGACGACGGCCAGGGCGGCTTTCTCCCGGTCGTCAACGGCGGCGCCGTGCTGCCGCCTGTCAAGTCGACGCAATATGAAGTCGGCGGCAAGCTGAACTTCGGCCGCTTCAACGCGGGTCTCGCGCTGTTCCGGATCGACAAGCCGAACAGCTTCGTCGACCCGGTCACGCTGATCTATGGCAATTACGGCGTGCAGCGGAACCGCGGCATCGAGCTCACGCTCGACGGCGAGCCGGTCGACGGCCTGCGCATCATCACCGGCCTGACCATCAACGATGCCAAGCTGCGCCGGACCGAAGGCGGCATCAACCAGGGCAATGACGCGATCGGCGTGCCCGAAGTGCTCGCCAACGCCAACGTCGAATGGGACCTGCCGTTCCTGCCCGAACTGACGCTGGTCGGCCGCGTGGTCTACACCGGCAAGCAGGCAGCGAATGCGACGAACACGCTCGAACTCGATAGCTGGACCCGCTTCGATCTCGGCGCGCGCTATGTCGCGCTGGTCGGCGAAACCCCGCTGACGCTGCGCTTCAACGTCGATAACGTCGCCGACAAGCGCTACTGGGCTTCGGCCTATAACGTCTTCAGCGCCTTCGGCACCCGGCTGCTGCAGGGCGGCCCGCGCACCTTCAAGGCATCGGCCTCGATCGAATTCTGA
- a CDS encoding amidohydrolase — protein MARRESAAQAGGQVMLGRRTLLALAGGTAAAAATRAFAHAEGDLDAAYINAAVWTGAGPTARTDAIGIIGDRIAAIGADAVRARTGKRTQIVDLAGAFVTPGFIDPHVHFVTASTMLSQPSLRDAANPQEFVARIAAAAKALPKGQWLEGGNWDQDRWCGEMPHKDWIDAVTPDTPVAVIRYDLHMLLLNSLALKLAGIDRNTPNVPGGVIERDAKGEPTGIVKDAAKDLVVRAIGAPSEAQIDAATRKGIELALSKGVTQVHPTELETISFDSTRRLRALGETGLRFRHYLPLKDWEAQVALIAEQGRGDDWVQWGACKVVFDGSLGSRTARFYEPYSDDPTTRGIVVTDPADLRRWIEGADKAGLQVTAHAIGDEANDIVLDTMAAVAKANGPRDRRFRIEHVQHMKPHAIGRFREQGIIASVQPYHAIDDGRWAVRRIGEERLKTSFAYGSLVGSGAHVCMGSDWPVAPIDPLTGLDAAVNRETLDGQNPQGWHPEQRVTLAQAMHCYTQEGAFAGFNEKKLGLIAAGFLADFVVWDSDLFAIDSHLLVKTKALKTVVGGIVRFG, from the coding sequence ATGGCGCGCCGCGAATCCGCCGCGCAAGCCGGCGGGCAAGTGATGCTCGGCCGCCGCACGCTCCTCGCCCTCGCCGGCGGCACCGCTGCGGCGGCCGCCACGCGCGCCTTCGCCCACGCCGAGGGCGACCTCGACGCCGCCTATATCAACGCGGCAGTATGGACGGGGGCCGGCCCCACGGCGCGCACCGATGCGATCGGCATCATCGGCGACCGGATCGCCGCGATCGGCGCCGACGCGGTGCGCGCGCGGACCGGCAAGCGCACGCAAATCGTCGACCTTGCCGGCGCATTCGTCACACCGGGCTTTATCGACCCGCACGTCCATTTCGTGACCGCGTCGACGATGCTGTCGCAGCCTTCGCTACGCGACGCCGCCAATCCGCAGGAATTCGTCGCCCGCATCGCCGCGGCGGCGAAAGCGCTGCCCAAGGGCCAGTGGCTGGAGGGCGGCAACTGGGATCAGGACCGCTGGTGCGGCGAGATGCCGCACAAGGACTGGATCGACGCCGTCACCCCCGACACACCCGTCGCGGTCATCCGTTACGACCTTCACATGCTGCTGCTCAATTCGCTTGCGCTGAAACTGGCCGGAATCGACCGCAACACCCCCAACGTCCCCGGCGGCGTGATCGAACGCGACGCCAAGGGCGAACCGACCGGCATCGTCAAGGACGCCGCGAAGGATCTGGTCGTACGCGCGATCGGCGCACCTTCCGAAGCGCAGATCGACGCCGCGACGCGCAAGGGTATCGAACTTGCGCTGAGCAAGGGCGTGACGCAGGTCCATCCGACCGAACTCGAAACGATCAGCTTCGATTCCACCCGGCGGCTGCGCGCGCTCGGCGAGACGGGGCTGCGCTTCCGCCATTATCTGCCGCTCAAAGACTGGGAGGCGCAGGTCGCGCTCATCGCGGAACAGGGGCGCGGCGACGACTGGGTGCAATGGGGGGCGTGCAAGGTGGTGTTCGACGGTTCGCTGGGATCGCGAACGGCGCGCTTCTACGAACCCTATAGCGACGATCCGACGACGCGCGGCATCGTCGTCACCGACCCCGCCGATCTCCGCCGCTGGATCGAAGGCGCCGACAAGGCCGGGCTGCAGGTGACGGCGCACGCGATCGGCGACGAAGCGAACGATATCGTGCTCGACACGATGGCGGCGGTGGCCAAGGCCAATGGCCCGCGCGACCGTCGTTTCCGCATCGAACATGTGCAGCATATGAAACCGCATGCGATCGGCCGTTTCAGGGAACAGGGCATCATCGCGTCGGTGCAGCCCTATCATGCGATCGACGACGGCCGCTGGGCGGTGCGACGCATCGGCGAGGAACGGCTGAAAACCAGCTTTGCCTACGGATCGCTCGTTGGCTCGGGCGCGCATGTCTGCATGGGCTCTGACTGGCCGGTCGCGCCGATCGATCCGCTCACCGGGCTCGACGCCGCGGTCAATCGCGAAACGCTCGACGGCCAGAATCCGCAAGGCTGGCACCCCGAACAGCGGGTCACTCTCGCGCAGGCGATGCACTGCTACACACAGGAAGGCGCCTTCGCCGGGTTCAACGAAAAGAAGCTCGGCCTGATCGCGGCTGGCTTTCTCGCCGACTTTGTGGTCTGGGATAGCGATCTATTTGCTATCGATTCGCATTTACTTGTGAAGACCAAGGCATTGAAAACGGTCGTCGGCGGGATTGTCCGGTTCGGATAG
- a CDS encoding PLP-dependent aminotransferase family protein, with protein sequence MSLGERIDPSRDVPIYMQIIQAVIRDIERGRLASGTYLPSSRELAQTLGVNRKTVVIAYEDLIAQGWLDSAGTRGTMVAASLPDPVIRHHGEAEATMSSAVIDYRFAMPPERPLAVPGGPGLKVDEGAPDGRLFPVELLARAYRLAALRASRDNGFQYRDPRGSPALREAIAAMLRSQRGVPVSAENICITRGSQNGIFLAAQVLLGRGDSVIVEKLTYEPAVAAFRALGANIVPVGLDEDGIDIDAVEHACRRNAVRAVFVTPHHQFPTTVSLRPERRLRLLDLARQFGFAIIEDDYDHEFHFESQPLLPLAAYGPGHVLYVGSMSKLLLPALRIGYVAAPPAVVEAIAHRVSLTDGMGNALTEDAAAELIESGELRRHGRKVLQIYAKRRANFAAEIDRTLGDIAEYRLPDGGLAFWLKVNTDLDKMEVRAAAMGLRFASSRSFMTTDDAPRGLRIGFASLNAHEARTALSALREAAG encoded by the coding sequence GTGAGCCTGGGCGAACGGATCGATCCGTCGCGCGACGTCCCCATCTATATGCAGATCATCCAGGCGGTGATCCGCGACATCGAACGCGGCCGGCTGGCATCGGGCACCTATCTGCCGAGCAGCCGCGAACTGGCGCAGACGCTGGGGGTCAATCGCAAGACGGTGGTGATCGCCTATGAGGATCTGATCGCGCAGGGGTGGCTCGATTCGGCGGGCACCCGCGGCACGATGGTTGCCGCCTCGCTTCCCGATCCGGTCATCCGCCACCATGGCGAGGCCGAAGCGACGATGAGCAGCGCCGTCATCGACTATCGCTTTGCCATGCCGCCCGAACGGCCGCTCGCGGTACCGGGCGGGCCGGGGCTCAAGGTCGACGAGGGCGCTCCGGACGGCCGCCTCTTTCCCGTCGAGCTGCTGGCGCGCGCCTACCGGCTGGCGGCGCTCCGCGCGTCGCGCGACAATGGCTTCCAGTATCGCGATCCGCGCGGATCGCCCGCGCTGCGCGAAGCGATCGCCGCGATGCTGCGGAGCCAGCGCGGCGTGCCGGTCAGCGCGGAAAATATCTGCATCACGCGCGGCAGCCAGAACGGCATATTCCTCGCGGCGCAGGTCCTGCTCGGGCGCGGCGATTCGGTGATTGTCGAGAAACTCACCTACGAACCCGCGGTCGCCGCATTCCGCGCGCTCGGCGCCAATATCGTGCCGGTGGGGCTCGACGAGGACGGCATCGACATCGACGCGGTCGAGCATGCCTGCCGCCGCAACGCGGTGCGCGCGGTCTTCGTGACGCCGCACCACCAGTTCCCGACGACGGTGTCGCTGCGCCCCGAACGCCGGCTGCGTCTTCTCGACCTCGCCCGCCAGTTCGGCTTTGCGATTATCGAGGATGATTATGATCACGAGTTCCACTTCGAATCGCAGCCATTGCTGCCGCTCGCGGCCTATGGTCCCGGCCATGTCCTCTACGTCGGTTCGATGTCGAAGCTCCTCCTGCCCGCGCTGCGCATCGGCTATGTCGCTGCGCCGCCCGCCGTCGTCGAGGCCATTGCGCACCGCGTGTCGCTGACCGACGGCATGGGCAATGCGCTGACCGAGGATGCCGCCGCCGAGTTGATCGAAAGCGGCGAACTCCGCCGCCACGGCCGCAAAGTGCTCCAGATCTATGCGAAAAGGCGCGCCAATTTCGCGGCCGAAATCGACCGCACGCTGGGCGACATCGCCGAATATCGCCTGCCCGACGGCGGCCTTGCCTTCTGGCTCAAGGTCAACACCGACCTCGACAAGATGGAAGTACGCGCCGCGGCGATGGGGCTTCGCTTTGCCTCGTCGCGGTCCTTCATGACGACCGACGATGCGCCGCGCGGCCTGCGCATCGGTTTCGCCAGTCTCAATGCGCACGAAGCGCGCACCGCCCTGTCGGCGCTTCGCGAGGCGGCGGGATAG